TCACTGATCTGCTCGTCGCTCCAGCCACTTTTTTTCAGGCTTTTTAGTTTTTCATAGAAAGGATGGTATAGGAAATAGATGTTAGGATGTTCGTATAAGGCTTTTTGATCCATCTTGGCAATGCTTTCTTCGGTTAAGCTTATAACATCATCATCTGGCTCGTAATAAAACCTAAAGCTTTGTTTTTGGTGAAATCCAAACAATATAGACGTTAAGAAAAATACCAAAAAACTAATAGCAATGTAAAATCGTACAGGTTCTATATGGGTGGCGCGTTTTCCTTTAAGGAATTCAGAGCTTAAAAATCCAGGTCTTGAAATAAGAATTTTTATACTGCTAATTAAGCTTTTGTCATACTTTGCTTTGTTTTGAAAATAGGAGAGAAAGGCAAAATAGAAAGCTTGTTCTGTCTTGGTGTTTTCTTGTCCACAATAGGTGCAATAACGCACTTCGACTGTCTTTCCACAGTTGAGGCAATTGCGATCCTCTCTTAAGTGCTTTGGATTCATGAGATTAGTTTTGACAAATATATTTATTCATATTCGAATTGCCAGTTGGAGGTTTATCTTTTTTGTAGAAAGGTTTATTTAAAATTTAAAATGAATAAAAATTTGCGTTTTATTTAATTTATTGAATGTCTGATTATTTAGTAGAAATATTGAAAAGGATTTTTTATTCCGAAAATAATTCTTACCTTTGCACACCTTTTATAGGGAAAAATTATGTTTAATCGTAAACGATAAATTGTGAATACATTAAGTTACAAAACCGTATCGGCTAACAAAGCTACTGCAAATAAAGAATGGGTTGTAGTAGACGCGGCTGAGCAACCGTTGGGAAGATTAGCTTCTAAAGTTGCAAAGATTTTGAGAGGTAAGCACAAAACGAACTTTACAC
This genomic stretch from Chryseobacterium sp. POL2 harbors:
- a CDS encoding DUF3667 domain-containing protein, with product MNPKHLREDRNCLNCGKTVEVRYCTYCGQENTKTEQAFYFAFLSYFQNKAKYDKSLISSIKILISRPGFLSSEFLKGKRATHIEPVRFYIAISFLVFFLTSILFGFHQKQSFRFYYEPDDDVISLTEESIAKMDQKALYEHPNIYFLYHPFYEKLKSLKKSGWSDEQISEKLISKFVINIPTALFLYLPIFTLSLWIAYHRKPWTYYRHSIFSIHFFTLLVIAFFVWYVLETTQILMGTDLISKIVDILQNGIILFCLYYFIRASFKFYKSNIALTLFKSIFLLIINISFFGCLLAAILYYTFVTID